From a region of the Mercurialis annua linkage group LG1-X, ddMerAnnu1.2, whole genome shotgun sequence genome:
- the LOC126666127 gene encoding U-box domain-containing protein 30-like, which translates to MKLDVGSGGQVLDLDTAVKDGILGDNVSVGFIPKSDSEKLDLKTMIKELESTIEVPSVFICPISLETMQDPVTLCTGQTYERFNIVKWLSLGHYTCPTTMQELWDDTLTPNNTLHHLIYSWFSQKYLGFKKRSEDVHGRVTEVLDSLKNKKIKGQVRVQSLKELRQLVSMHNTAKKAVLENGGVVFLINLLGPFTSHALGSEIIGILVNLDLESASVENLMQPSRVSLMVDMLNEGSIETKINCTKLIEILMKGNDFNSKNVSSLSLLVGLLRLVKDKRYPNGVSAGLGLLKSLCLHESIRSSVVSIGAVPQLVELLPSLNHERLELALYILDVLSTVTEGKLALKDCANTIPNVVRLLMKVSENCTQFGLSILWAVCEVAPEECGPLAVEAGLAAKLLLVIQSDCTPALKRRSSELLKLCSLNYTATIFISKCKLTRTIQ; encoded by the coding sequence ATGAAGCTAGATGTTGGTAGCGGCGGCCAAGTTCTCGATCTGGACACGGCCGTCAAAGACGGCATTTTAGGCGACAATGTCTCCGTCGGCTTCATTCCAAAATCCGACAGTGAAAAATTAGATCTGAAAACAATGATTAAAGAGCTGGAGTCAACAATAGAAGTGCCGTCCGTGTTCATTTGTCCAATCTCATTGGAAACAATGCAAGACCCAGTTACGCTGTGCACTGGCCAAACTTACGAGAGATTCAACATTGTTAAGTGGTTATCTCTTGGCCATTATACTTGCCCCACTACAATGCAAGAGCTTTGGGATGACACTCTTACTCCCAACAACACTCTCCACCACCTGATTTATAGCTGGTTTTCTCAAAAGTATTTGGGTTTCAAGAAAAGATCAGAGGATGTGCATGGACGGGTTACTGAGGTTTTGGATTCCCtcaaaaacaagaaaatcaaGGGTCAGGTTAGAGTTCAATCTTTAAAAGAGCTTCGACAGTTGGTTAGTATGCATAACACTGCTAAGAAGGCTGTTTTAGAGAATGGTGGAGTTGtgtttttgattaatttgttgGGTCCTTTTACTAGCCATGCCTTAGGGTCTGAGATTATTGGGATTCTTGTGAATTTGGATTTGGAATCTGCATCCGTGGAGAATTTGATGCAACCTTCTAGGGTTTCTTTAATGGTGGATATGTTGAATGAGGGTTCCATTGAGACTAAGATTAATTGTACCAAGTTGATTGAAATACTGATGAAAGGTAACGACTTTAATTCTAAAAATGTATCAAGTTTGAGTCTTTTAGTTGGTTTATTGAGGTTGGTTAAAGATAAGAGATACCCGAATGGGGTATCGGCCGGACTCGGTTTGTTGAAAAGTCTGTGTTTACATGAGTCTATTAGGAGTTCAGTTGTTAGCATTGGTGCAGTTCCTCAATTAGTGGAGTTATTGCCTAGTTTGAATCATGAGCGTTTAGAATTAGCACTTTATATTCTAGATGTTCTTTCAACTGTTACGGAGGGAAAATTGGCTTTGAAAGATTGTGCTAATACAATACCTAATGTGGTGAGGTTGTTGATGAAAGTTTCTGAGAATTGTACTCAGTTTGGTTTATCAATTTTGTGGGCAGTTTGTGAGGTTGCACCAGAAGAATGTGGTCCACTTGCTGTGGAGGCAGGCTTGGCTGCAAAGTTGCTTCTTGTTATACAGAGTGATTGCACTCCTGCACTGAAGCGGCGGTCGTCTGAGCTCTTAAAGTTATGTAGTCTAAATTATACTGCTACAATCTTCATTTCCAAGTGTAAGCTTACCAGGACAATACAATGA
- the LOC126666077 gene encoding lecithin-cholesterol acyltransferase-like 1 codes for MKICRLKLGIALLAIMLLHTCQPSTKLHPVIIVPGSGGNQLEARLTSSYKPTSLLCNRWFPLIKQKEGWFRLWFDPSVMLPPFTHCLADRLMLYYHQDLDDYCNAPGIETRVPHFGSTDSLLCLDPNLKAVTEYMAPLVQSLQEIGYIDGESLFGAPYDFRYGLAAKGHPCKVGSKFLQDLKQVIEKASSQNGGKPVIILSHSLGGLFALQLLNRNSISWRKKYIKHFIALSAPWGGSVQLMLTLASGNTLGVPFVDPLLVRGEQRSSETNIWLLPNPKIFGTNELVTTPNATYSSYDIPQFLNDIGFPEGVYPYESRILPLILEEGLIAPEVPITCIIGSGVETAESLIYGGNNGFDEQPTVVNGDGDGTVNMASLLALETMWSNGKENQDLKVIRLHGVSHTSILKQDIALDEIIREISCINSNVMSSVL; via the exons ATGAAGATATGCAGACTTAAATTAGGAATAGCGTTATTAGCCATTATGCTCTTACACACGTGTCAACCATCTACTAAGCTCCACCCTGTAATCATAGTTCCTGGAAGTGGCGGAAATCAGCTGGAAGCTAGACTAACCAGTAGCTATAAGCCCACCAGCCTACTGTGCAACCGTTGGTTTCCATTAATTAAGCAGAAGGAGGGGTGGTTTAGGCTATGGTTCGACCCAAGCGTCATGCTACCTCCATTTACACACTGTTTGGCTGATCGTTTGATGCTCTATTACCATCAAGATTTGGATGATTACTGCAATGCCCCTGGGATTGAGACCAGAGTCCCTCATTTTGGCTCAACCGACTCACTTCTCTGCCTTGACCCTAATCTCAA GGCTGTCACGGAATACATGGCACCACTAGTGCAATCGCTACAAGAAATTGGCTACATTGATGGTGAATCACTCTTCGGAGCTCCGTATGATTTTCGATACGGATTAGCAGCAAAAGGTCATCCATGTAAGGTAGGTTCAAAGTTCTTACAAGATCTAAAACAAGTAATAGAAAAGGCAAGCAGTCAAAATGGAGGAAAGCCAGTAATAATTCTGTCCCACAGTTTAGGAGGTCTATTTGCACTTCAACTCCTCAACAGAAATTCAATTTCTTggagaaaaaaatatatcaaacactTTATAGCACTTTCCGCCCCATGGGGGGGAAGTGTTCAATTAATGCTTACTTTAGCTTCAGGCAATACACTTGGTGTACCCTTTGTGGATCCATTGCTAGTAAGAGGAGAACAGAGAAGTTCAGAGACTAATATATGGCTTTTACCAAACCCTAAAATCTTCGGTACCAACGAACTGGTTACCACGCCAAATGCGACTTATTCGTCGTATGATATTCCGCAATTTCTTAACGATATTGGATTTCCTGAAGGGGTTTATCCTTATGAATCACGGATTTTACCCTTAATACTGGAGGAAGGGCTAATTGCCCCGGAGGTTCCGATTACGTGCATAATTGGGAGTGGAGTGGAGACGGCTGAGAGTTTGATTTATGGTGGAAATAATGGATTTGATGAGCAACCTACTGTTGTTAATGGAGATGGAGATGGGACGGTGAACATGGCTAGCTTGTTAGCATTGGAGACGATGTGGAGTAATGGTAAGGAAAATCAAGACCTTAAGGTGATAAGGCTTCATGGGGTTTCTCATACATCAATACTCAAACAAGATATAGCACTTGATgaaattattagagagatttcgTGTATTAATTCTAATGTCATGAGCtctgttttataa